CCGGCAGCGTTCCCGAGCGTCTGGTGACCGTCCAGCGGGAGATGAGCCGCGTACAGCGCCAGCCCGTTTTCCATCAGGGGGGCGAGTCGCCGGTAGGCCGTCCCGGTCACGCGGTCGATGCCGCCCCAGGAGATTCCGTGATGGGCAATCAGGAGGTCTGCCTGCGCGTCGACGGCCTGCTCGACCGTCGAGACGGCCGCATCGACCGTGACGGCGACGCGGGCGACCTCCCGGTCGGCCGGACCGACCTGAAGTCCGTTAGCACTCGCGTCGATGTCCGCGTACTCGTCGATCCGCAGCCGTTCGTCCAGCCGTTCGGCGAGCTCACCACAGCGCATGGTCTCCGATTGACCGCCCGGTAGTGTAGTGGTTGCGGTCACGAACGCGCCGACGCACTCGCGATCAGGCGCGAACGAGTTCGTCGCCCCGGTCCTCGAGGATCTCGTTCTCGATCAGCGCGCTGAGAATCGCGTGTGTCGTATCTCGGTCGATCCCGTACGCGCTGCGTGCAACGACCGTGATCTCCTCGATCTCGACGGGGAACTCCCGGTTCTGGAGCAGGCGCACGACTTTGTTGTACTCGCTACGCCGGAAGTCGTCGTCAGCGGTCCCCGTCTGACCCACAGTCCCCTCGCTGTCTCCCGAGTCCGTTGTCTCTCCGTCATCGAGGACTGCCGTTTCGCTCTCGCTGCCGCCCGCTATTCGGGTTTCATTGTCGTCGCTCTCGTCAATCTGAACGTCGTTTTCGTCAGCCTGAACGTCGTCTGCGTCGTGTCCGTCTGCTGGATCTCCTGAACCGTCCGATGACTCGTCGCCCAGGGAGTCGACCGACGCGCTGTCTGCTGCAGCCATCGCGTCCGGAGCGGACGCTTCGAGCGTCTCCAGTGGGTCGCCGTCGAGATCGACCGACTGCGAGTCAGGCGACTCGGTCGCAGCGTCCAACACTTCCTCGACGACGGCCGTGAGTTTGCGTCGACATGACGGACAGAGGACGACGGACGTGCCGGTCTCGACGCTGTCTGATACGGTCGGTTGTAACGATTTACCGGTACGATCGCATAACGGATGCGATCGATCTGGAACAGACTTACAACCGACCGTATGAGGTGACGAGCGGATACTCCTCAAGCTGGGCGTCGACGGCGTCACCGCAAAAGTAACACGAGACGAGGTTGTCCATGTCCACGATCAGAACGGCGCGGATCAAAAGCTATATGTCAGCGATATGTTCTGGCGTCGGCGTGCGCGAAGACAACTGATCGAGCGAGCTTCGCCCCGAGGACGGCGGCCTGGTCGTCGTCCTGGTCGTTGACTTCGACGACGTCGGCACCGACGGCCTGTGGCGCGACCGTTCGCACGACCCGTTCCATCGTGGCCGGGTCGAGACCGAACGGTTCGAGCGTCCCGGTCCCCGGCGCGAACCCGGGATCCGCCGCGTCGATGTCGACGCTGAGGTAGACCTCGCGGTCGAACGCGGGGTCCCAGTCGGGCACCTCCTCCGGCGGAACGACCGTCACGTCGGCCGCGGCTGTGCGCTCCCACTCGCGTTTGCTGCCGGCGCGCGCACCGAGGATCACGGCCTCCTCGGCGACCGAAAGCGCGTGACGGGTGACGGTCGAGTGACTGTACGGATCACCGCCGAACTCCTCGCGGAGGTCGAGATGCGCGTCCAGACAGACGAACACGTCCGGTTCCAGCGCCCGGACGGCCGCGACGGTGACGGTATGCTCGCCGCCGAGCAAGAGGGGAACTGCGCCGTCCCGGTCGGCGTCGCCGACGACTCCCTCGAGAAACGTCAGGTACTCTTCGACGTCCCCGCCGGGGTGGACGTCACCGTGGTCGTGAACGTCGAGGGCAGTGAAGCGACTGTCGGTGTGGTGGTCGTAGTCCTCGAAAGATTCGGCGACGGCGCGGATCCGCCGCGGTCCGAACCGCGTCCCCGGCTGGTAGGTCGTCGAGCGGTCGAGTGGCGCACCGACGACGACGTAGTCGGCGTCCGATCGCTCGGCGTGTGCGCCAGGGAACCCCGCCATTCAGACGATCTTGCGCTGCCCCTCGTACTCAAGGAACTCGATATCGTCGTCGGGACTCAGATTGACGTCGTCAGGGCTGACCATCACGAACGTCTCGTAGGTGTCCAGGTCCATGACCTGAATCTCGTCGTCTTCGACGTTAACGACCTGTCCCTGCTTGCGCTCGATGATCGGGACCCACACCTTCGCGTCCACAGGTTGAGAGAGCGATCGCTTCTTGCTGTCGAAGACGCCCTTGCCTTCGATTCGGGCCTTTGCGCTACCGTGTTTGCCCGGCTTGGCCGTGCTGTAACTGGTGATCTTGCACGGCGTCTCGTCCATCATGACGTAACTCCCTTCGTCGAGGTCACGCACCTCGTTCTGCTCTTTCGCCATGTAGCGTCGTTGCCTCCCGCCCAGTATAAACGGTTTGGAACGCCGCGGGAACGACAGTCGCTACTCGTGAACCTCGACGCTTTCAATTGTGACCGGTGACGTCGGCTGGTCGTTGGGATCGGTATCGACTGACCCGATGGCCTCGACGACGTCCATCCCGTCGATCACTTCACCGAACACCGGGTGTTTCTCGTCGAGGTGCGGCTGGGCTGCGAGCGTGATGAAAAACTGCGAGCCGTTGGTGTTGGGGCCGCGGTTGGCCATCGAGAGGACCCCGGGGCCGTCGTGGCGTAACTCCTCGTGGAACTCGTCGTCGAAGGTGTAGCCGGGGCCGCCGCGGCCGTTGCCCAGCGGGTCGCCGGTCTGGATCATGAAGTCCTCGATCACACGGTGGAACTCGACGCCGTCGTACAGCGGGTCGATCCGCTTTTCGCCGGTCTCCGGGTCCTCCCAGGCACCGGTCCCCGGCGCGATTTCGGTGTTCTCGTAGTCGTCCGCACCTTCGGCCAGCCCGACGAAGTTCTCGACCGTTCGGGGGGCGCGCTCCTCGAACAGCCGCGCTTCGATATCGCCCTCGCTCGTGTGTATCGTCGCAGTCAGATCCGAACTCATGGGAATCACTGACGGGCCGGGCGGCATAACAGTGGCGATGCGACCGGCGACGGAGCGCCGGAAAGCGATCGGGTTAATGACGCTTTTCTAATCGGTAGCCAGAAACTTTTTCATTATCCGGGAAAGTTACTCACGTATTCACATGGCATCCGGTGACACACAGACCGTACTCGTCGTCGACGACGAACCGGACGTCGCCGACGCCTACGCCGCACAGTTACGCGATCGGTATACTGTGTGGACGGCGTATAGCGGCCAGCAGGCGCTCGAGGCGGTCGACGAGACGGTCGACGTCGTGTTACTGGATCGACGAATGCCGGAGCAGTCCGGCGACGACGTGCTCGAATCGCTGCGATCGAAGGGAATCGAGACGCGGGTTGCGATGGTGACGGCCGTCGATCCGGATTTCGACATCATCGAGATGCCGTTCGACGACTATCTCACGAAGCCGGTCTCGCGCACGGAGTTGTTCGACACGGTCGAGCGCTTGCTCACCTGTGCGAAGTACGACGAGCAGTTTCAGGAGTTCTATTCGCTGACGAGCAAACTCGCGACGCTGCAGGCCAACAAGAGCCAGTCCGAACTCGAAAACAGCGAGGAATTCGCCGAGCTCACCGAGCGGCGTGAGAACGTCCGCGAGCAACTCGACCGGACGCTCTCGGAGTTCAACGACGACGCGTTCGCCGCGATGTTCCGCGAGTTGAATCCGAGGCCGCCGCTCACAGACGAGTTGATCGATTGACCTTCCGCTGTCGGCTGTCCCGGATAGTGTCGCTTCCGAAAGCACTAACGTCGGTTCGTCCCTAGGACTGTTCGAATGAGTGAGCAGTTGCCGGACGTCCAGGCGACAAGCCCGGACGTTACAGTCGGATTGAATCGGGTCGGCGTCACGGGTGTCGAGAAACTCGTCAAACTCGGGCGCGAGGATAAACGGCCGATCGTCCTGATGGCCGAGTTCGAGGTGTTCGTCGATCTCCCGTCCTGGCGGAAAGGTGCCGATATGTCCCGGAACATGGAGGTTATCGACGAGACGCTTGAGGCCGCCGTCGCCGAGGAGGTCTACCGGGTCGAGAACGTCTGCGGCGAGGCCGCGGAGCGCCTGCTGGAGAAACACGACTACACCGAGGAGGCCGAAGTGCGCATGGAGGCCGAGTACGTCACGCGGGATCGGACGCCCGAGAGTGACAAGCCGACTCAGTCGACGGCCACTATCATCGCGTCCGCGACTGCTACCGAGGACGGCACCAGAGAGGAGATCGGTGCCGAGGTTACGGGCATGACGGTCTGTCCCTGCAGTCAGGGGATGTCCGTCGCCCGTGCCCGGCAGACGCTGACCGATCTCGACGTCGAGGAGGACGTCATCGACGAGTTCCTCGAGAAGGTGCCCCAGCCGGGACACTCCCAGCGCGGCCACGCCACGCTGACGGTCGAGACCGACGGCGACCCGCCAGTGGATCTCAACGAACTCATCGAGATCGCCCGTGAGTCGATGAGCGCTCGGATCTACAACCTGGCCAAGCGCCCCGACGAGGACTATATGACCTACCAGTCACACAGCGACGCCAAGTTCGTCGAGGACTGCGTCCGCTCGATGGCCGAGGGCATCGTCGATCAGTACCCCGACCTGGACGACGACGCGGTCGTCCGCATGAAACAGTCTAACGACGAGTCGATCCACCAGCACAACGCCCACGCCGAACGGATCGCGACCGCCGAGGACCTGAGAGGCGAAGTCAACGGCGACGGCAGCGAGTGAGCGCGGCGATCGAGCAAACGCGGCCACCAGAGGTTTTCAGGACCCGGAAGGTCACCGGGAGACTTCCCTGGGGTCGTCTCCCGAGCCTTTGCTCGCTACGCTCGGAAAGACGCCGGTTCGCTCGCGCGAACGGATGTGAGCGTGAGGCCGACGAGCGACTAACGCGAGCGAAGCGAGCGGCAGGAGCGAGGACAGCTTTTCCTTTATTTTTATCAGGTGCGCACTCAGAAGAGTTCTTATGGTGGATGAAGGACGTCGACGAACATTAAAGCAGATCAGTACATCTGTTGGTGTACTAGCTATTGCTGGTTGTTCTGGAAGCGGAGAAAATGAAGAAGCAGGTTCTGAGACGACAGAGAAACCAAACAAAACTCCCGGGAGTACATCCGAGGGTGCTTCTCAAACCACTCCGGACGATACGGAAGCACCTGGAAACACCGAGACAGAACAACAGACAGTTTCGGGGTATGGAACCGAGATGTTCAGTTGGCTTCCGGACACCCGCAGTGAAGATGAGATGGGATTCATTTCGTATTCCCGTCCGTCGGACATAGCGAAATCTGTGGGGGACACAGTAGCATCTCAGTACCGAGAAAATGGCTATTTTGTGCCGATCTGGGCCGACATCTCGTTATCTGATATGCCCGAAGCGATCAATTCCAGATACGAGACTATACGGATGATTGATCGGGATATTTCATCACAGTTAGAGGAACGGTTCGAAACAGTCGGAGAAGAGTATGGCTTTACAATTTATCGAGGACAGGCTGAGAATGACCGGGGTGGTGATAATGATGTGGTAGTCGCATATGACGGTGAAAAAGCCGTAAGTGAAGCAGTATTCGATCTCCCCGAGAATTATGTACAGAACTATCTGCTGCCCGTACTTGCTAGACTAAATGAAGAGGGCACCCCATTCATTCAGAACAGACCTGCCGAAGCGGCAGTCGAGCAGGTAGGTTTTGACGATGCACTCCGCGTTATATTTGGGAGAGATCCTGAAGAAGGAGAAATATTGATGCAAGCTATTGATTTCACGAGTGATGGGTATTCTGTAAGCGTATATGGTGCGACTCAGGATGGAGAAGTTGTCGAGACGACGGGATTAGCAATAGACGGCCATAGTGAAACCTTTGAGCTCGGAGAGTATCCAGGAACTCTATTATAGATTGTTCTCTGTTGAAGTGGAGTTGCTGTACCGCTTGATCGACAGCATGTAGCACGGACATCCACACCTGACTGGTGTATAACTCCCGGCAGATCTCATCTCGGACTCGTCAGCACCTATTCGAGAACGTGCAGACGTCCCAAACCGCCCGCCGGATTGGCCGTCGCTACGAACAATCTCCCGTCAGCTACCACCACTGATGACCGGACGTGATCGCCACGCTTGAGTCGGAGTTCCCAGAGGAACTCACCTGTTGACCGGTCGAACCCAACGACAGTCTCGTTGTCGGTTCCTGCAAAAACGTGACCCTCAGTTACGGCGGGTGAACCAGACACCGGATTGGGTGACCCTGTATTTTCGTCCCATTCGAGTTCACCGGTTTCAAGCGACAAGGCTTGGATGTTGCCTGATTCCGAACCGACGTAGACAGTCCCATCGTACACTGTTGGCGAGGAATCCTCGTGAGTTTCATAATAATATGAGCGGTGGTGCAGAAGTCTTCACACACTCTGAACTGTCCGATCTCGGTTTTTGAATGGGACAAGCTTTCGCCCCGATATGAACCGCTATTGCCCTCCGAACATTGGTTCGGTTTATACGAGCCCGCTGATCGAAACGTGCGTGCGCGATCCTGGTATGGCCAATTTCGAGAACTCGTCTTGATGTGTGCGGTTCACAACATCAACCAGGCAGTGAAACAGTGAAATCAAGCTACGTCTGGCGATTCACCACGGCCGGCGGACCTCATTCCGGTCTCATTGTCATCGGCAGTAACCGAAATCCGGAGAGAAAGAGGAGCTACTACGGGTAAATCTCATTCAACGATAGACCCTGACTGAAGTGATTTGTATTATTTACAGATAGTTCTAGTAACATACTTGGAGTGTACGCCCGCAACACTACGGGGCGAGTTTCTACTAGTAGGCTCGGTGAAAGTGAAATCGGACAGAAATCCAGTCCAGACGTTCAAGTATGATGGCGGCGTAGCGTACAGTATGAGCCAGGTGACGAGACGTATCGTGCGGGAACTCCACGACGAGCCACATCTCGAAGGCCGACGGATTACTGTTCAGTTCCTCAAAGAACAAGTCGAAGAGCGGGGGCTCTCCCCGAGAACGGTTGCCGATCGCCACGACCTCGATGTGGCCGATGTCTATCGGGCGCTCACCTACTATCATGACCATCCTGAGGAGATGCGGACGATCGAACGCCAGCGGCAATCCGCGATCGAAGAACACGACCACTTGACGACCGATCCCGACAGTGTGCGTGACTAATGGGGTATCGCATCCTCGCTGACGAAAATGTCGAGCGGGCGACGATCAACTACCTGCGGAAACTCGGTCACGATGTCGAATGGATCGGCGATATCGAAGAACTCGGCCTCGGGGCTGACGATGGATCGATCGCTACGTACGGACGCGAGACAGACCGCCTCATTCTCACGCAAGATGACGACTTCTTCACCCAACTGGATATTGGGGATACTGCCGGCATTCTCTTTCAGAAAGATCAGACGCTTTCGGCTCAAGAGGTCGGGGACATCGTACACGAACTCTCCGAATACATAGACCAGTCCGAAGTGACGCTCGAATACGTGAGTCGGAACTGGCTATAGAGCACCTTTTCGTTGAATATCTGAAATGTACGCCCGCAACACTACCGGGCGAGCAACTACTAGTAGGCACAGCGGAAGTGACATTGTGTGGCAGTATCCTTCTCTCAGATGCCGTCGAGCAGGCTGTCGTGAGTCTTTCACTCCTCGCGGTTCCCGTACGCTTGCTCACCCCACCCATGGTCGGACACGTCGTCGTTCCGTTCGATGTAGTTCTTCAGCACCTCCTGTACCACTCGGCCGAGATCGTCTACTTCATCGTTGATCATCGAAACCGTACTCGAATCGAGCGACGCAGTCGCGTCTCGCTCCCGCCAGTCGTCCGGAATCGTCGGGGCGTCGAAGCGAAGGCGGTCCTCTGTTGGGTCCCAGTAGAAGTCCAACGCCTGGAACAGGCCGAAGTCGCTCACGATTCGAATCTGCGCTTCGTCGAGGGTTGTGTACTCGCCCCACTCGTTAAATCCTTCCTCCCACGCCCCCTCCTGGAGCAGGTCCTCGATGTCCTCGCGGTAGAAGTCCTCTGACCCGAGCGTCTCGTCTTGCCACTCGAATTCTCGCGGCGTCCCTCGGTTCGAGAGGTCCGGCGGTTCTGGAACGTCCATCAGGAATCACCCACAGCCCTTCGGACAACTGAACCGGTCATCCGCCGAGCCACCACCCGTAGAGGCGCTGTTGGGCCTCGTTGTCAGGGCGACGCTCCGATTGCGCGT
This window of the Halapricum desulfuricans genome carries:
- the speB gene encoding agmatinase, producing the protein MAGFPGAHAERSDADYVVVGAPLDRSTTYQPGTRFGPRRIRAVAESFEDYDHHTDSRFTALDVHDHGDVHPGGDVEEYLTFLEGVVGDADRDGAVPLLLGGEHTVTVAAVRALEPDVFVCLDAHLDLREEFGGDPYSHSTVTRHALSVAEEAVILGARAGSKREWERTAAADVTVVPPEEVPDWDPAFDREVYLSVDIDAADPGFAPGTGTLEPFGLDPATMERVVRTVAPQAVGADVVEVNDQDDDQAAVLGAKLARSVVFAHADARTYR
- a CDS encoding translation initiation factor IF-5A, with the protein product MAKEQNEVRDLDEGSYVMMDETPCKITSYSTAKPGKHGSAKARIEGKGVFDSKKRSLSQPVDAKVWVPIIERKQGQVVNVEDDEIQVMDLDTYETFVMVSPDDVNLSPDDDIEFLEYEGQRKIV
- a CDS encoding peptidylprolyl isomerase translates to MSSDLTATIHTSEGDIEARLFEERAPRTVENFVGLAEGADDYENTEIAPGTGAWEDPETGEKRIDPLYDGVEFHRVIEDFMIQTGDPLGNGRGGPGYTFDDEFHEELRHDGPGVLSMANRGPNTNGSQFFITLAAQPHLDEKHPVFGEVIDGMDVVEAIGSVDTDPNDQPTSPVTIESVEVHE
- a CDS encoding HalX domain-containing protein, which encodes MASGDTQTVLVVDDEPDVADAYAAQLRDRYTVWTAYSGQQALEAVDETVDVVLLDRRMPEQSGDDVLESLRSKGIETRVAMVTAVDPDFDIIEMPFDDYLTKPVSRTELFDTVERLLTCAKYDEQFQEFYSLTSKLATLQANKSQSELENSEEFAELTERRENVREQLDRTLSEFNDDAFAAMFRELNPRPPLTDELID
- the mptA gene encoding GTP cyclohydrolase MptA → MSEQLPDVQATSPDVTVGLNRVGVTGVEKLVKLGREDKRPIVLMAEFEVFVDLPSWRKGADMSRNMEVIDETLEAAVAEEVYRVENVCGEAAERLLEKHDYTEEAEVRMEAEYVTRDRTPESDKPTQSTATIIASATATEDGTREEIGAEVTGMTVCPCSQGMSVARARQTLTDLDVEEDVIDEFLEKVPQPGHSQRGHATLTVETDGDPPVDLNELIEIARESMSARIYNLAKRPDEDYMTYQSHSDAKFVEDCVRSMAEGIVDQYPDLDDDAVVRMKQSNDESIHQHNAHAERIATAEDLRGEVNGDGSE
- a CDS encoding outer membrane protein assembly factor BamB family protein encodes the protein MYDGTVYVGSESGNIQALSLETGELEWDENTGSPNPVSGSPAVTEGHVFAGTDNETVVGFDRSTGEFLWELRLKRGDHVRSSVVVADGRLFVATANPAGGLGRLHVLE
- a CDS encoding DUF433 domain-containing protein, with protein sequence MSQVTRRIVRELHDEPHLEGRRITVQFLKEQVEERGLSPRTVADRHDLDVADVYRALTYYHDHPEEMRTIERQRQSAIEEHDHLTTDPDSVRD
- a CDS encoding DUF5615 family PIN-like protein codes for the protein MGYRILADENVERATINYLRKLGHDVEWIGDIEELGLGADDGSIATYGRETDRLILTQDDDFFTQLDIGDTAGILFQKDQTLSAQEVGDIVHELSEYIDQSEVTLEYVSRNWL